A DNA window from Bos indicus x Bos taurus breed Angus x Brahman F1 hybrid chromosome 16, Bos_hybrid_MaternalHap_v2.0, whole genome shotgun sequence contains the following coding sequences:
- the HES2 gene encoding transcription factor HES-2 isoform X2: protein MGLPRRAGDPAELRKSLKPLLEKRRRARINESLSQLKGLILPLLGREELPASSGPTAAPTPSDSYREGYRACLARLARVLPTCRVLEPAVSARLLEHLRRRAASATSDGGRSGDPCGPPAPSPPPAPSPSPPEPPRNSGLWRPW, encoded by the exons ATGGGGCTGCCTCGGAGGGCAGGGGACCCGGCGGAGCTGCGCAAG AGCCTGAAGCCGCTGCTGGAGAAGCGGCGCCGCGCACGCATCAACGAGAGCCTGAGCCAGCTCAAGGGGCTTATTCTGCCgctgctgggcagggag GAGTTGCCTGCGTCCTCCGGCCCGACGGCGGCGCCCA CACCCTCCGACAGCTACCGCGAGGGCTACCGAGCCTGCCTGGCGCGCCTGGCTCGCGTGCTACCCACCTGCCGCGTTCTGGAGCCTGCGGTGAGCGCTCGCCTGCTGGAACACCTGCGCCGGAGGGCGGCCAGTGCCACCTCCGACGGCGGGCGCTCTGGGGACCCTTGCGGCCCGCCAGCGCCctccccgccgcccgcccccTCGCCCTCACCACCCGAACCTCCCCGGAACTCGGGTCTCTGGAGGCCCTGGTAG
- the HES2 gene encoding transcription factor HES-2 isoform X1 codes for MGLPRRAGDPAELRKSLKPLLEKRRRARINESLSQLKGLILPLLGRESSRYSKLEKADILEMTVRFLQELPASSGPTAAPTPSDSYREGYRACLARLARVLPTCRVLEPAVSARLLEHLRRRAASATSDGGRSGDPCGPPAPSPPPAPSPSPPEPPRNSGLWRPW; via the exons ATGGGGCTGCCTCGGAGGGCAGGGGACCCGGCGGAGCTGCGCAAG AGCCTGAAGCCGCTGCTGGAGAAGCGGCGCCGCGCACGCATCAACGAGAGCCTGAGCCAGCTCAAGGGGCTTATTCTGCCgctgctgggcagggag AGCTCCCGCTATTCTAAGCTGGAGAAAGCGGACATCCTGGAAATGACCGTGCGCTTCCTGCAGGAGTTGCCTGCGTCCTCCGGCCCGACGGCGGCGCCCA CACCCTCCGACAGCTACCGCGAGGGCTACCGAGCCTGCCTGGCGCGCCTGGCTCGCGTGCTACCCACCTGCCGCGTTCTGGAGCCTGCGGTGAGCGCTCGCCTGCTGGAACACCTGCGCCGGAGGGCGGCCAGTGCCACCTCCGACGGCGGGCGCTCTGGGGACCCTTGCGGCCCGCCAGCGCCctccccgccgcccgcccccTCGCCCTCACCACCCGAACCTCCCCGGAACTCGGGTCTCTGGAGGCCCTGGTAG